Proteins encoded together in one Labilibaculum sp. DW002 window:
- a CDS encoding carbon starvation CstA family protein — protein sequence MITFLAAIITLVLSYFFYGKFIERFFGANNNVKTPVVRLEDGVDFIPMPSWKMFTIQFLNIAGLGPIFGAILGAMYGPIAYIWIVFGCIFMGAVHDYFSGMLSIRNDGASLPEIVGKYLGSGIQNFIRLFTILLLIFVGVAFVTGPAGLLKDLTGGGLNWWLYGIFAYYLLATLLPINKIIGKIYPIFGAALLLMAISIAGIMIYKSFNGSLQLNEISILQLKNLHVNPSQNILYPMMFIVISCGAISGFHSTQSPMMARCMKKESYGRPVFFGAMIAEGIVAIIWATAAMNFFGDTYALNDTLTSGHNPAWVVNEICNTWLGKIGAIFAIIGVIACPITTGDTAFRSARLTIADIFKYKQSSIQSRLIVSIPLFVIGFLLSQLDFSTIWKYLGLSNQILSMVMLWTAAMYLAKEGKNHFYLSIPAVFMTAICFTYLFVAPYKNGGLAITPEIGYILGLGIALGIYLLFHFKSRKTSTINTEQVPVK from the coding sequence ATGATCACATTCTTAGCTGCAATTATCACCTTAGTACTTAGCTATTTTTTTTACGGTAAATTCATAGAACGTTTCTTTGGAGCAAATAACAATGTAAAAACACCAGTAGTCCGCTTAGAAGATGGAGTTGATTTTATTCCTATGCCTAGCTGGAAAATGTTTACCATTCAATTTTTAAACATTGCTGGTTTAGGTCCTATTTTCGGTGCCATATTAGGGGCAATGTATGGCCCAATAGCATACATTTGGATCGTTTTTGGATGCATTTTCATGGGTGCTGTTCACGATTACTTTTCAGGGATGTTATCCATTCGAAATGATGGTGCCTCACTTCCTGAAATTGTAGGTAAATATTTAGGTTCTGGCATTCAAAACTTCATCAGACTTTTTACCATTCTATTACTGATATTCGTAGGTGTAGCTTTTGTTACTGGTCCTGCTGGCTTATTAAAAGATTTAACCGGTGGCGGTTTAAACTGGTGGTTGTATGGAATATTCGCATACTATTTACTTGCTACCCTCCTTCCAATAAATAAAATCATTGGCAAAATATATCCCATTTTTGGTGCAGCCCTCTTACTAATGGCAATTAGTATTGCAGGAATAATGATCTATAAATCCTTTAATGGAAGCCTCCAATTAAATGAAATTTCTATTCTCCAATTAAAAAATCTACATGTTAACCCCAGCCAGAATATCCTCTACCCTATGATGTTTATCGTTATTTCATGTGGTGCTATTTCCGGATTTCACTCCACTCAATCTCCAATGATGGCGAGATGTATGAAAAAGGAGAGCTACGGACGACCTGTGTTCTTTGGAGCGATGATAGCTGAGGGAATCGTAGCAATTATTTGGGCAACTGCGGCTATGAATTTCTTTGGTGATACTTATGCCTTAAATGATACACTTACATCAGGCCATAATCCGGCATGGGTGGTTAATGAAATTTGCAATACTTGGTTAGGGAAAATCGGAGCAATATTCGCTATTATTGGTGTAATTGCTTGTCCTATAACTACAGGTGATACAGCCTTTAGAAGCGCACGCTTAACTATAGCTGATATTTTTAAGTACAAGCAAAGTTCAATACAAAGTAGATTAATTGTTTCAATTCCTCTTTTTGTAATTGGTTTTCTTTTATCTCAGCTAGATTTTTCTACTATTTGGAAATATCTCGGTTTGTCTAATCAAATCTTATCGATGGTCATGCTCTGGACAGCAGCAATGTATCTTGCTAAAGAAGGAAAGAATCATTTCTATCTTAGCATACCTGCTGTGTTTATGACCGCCATTTGTTTTACCTATTTATTTGTAGCCCCTTATAAAAATGGAGGTTTAGCCATAACTCCCGAAATAGGCTATATTCTAGGACTAGGAATTGCTCTTGGAATTTATCTACTCTTTCACTTTAAAAGCAGAAAGACATCAACAATTAATACAGAACAAGTACCCGTTAAATAA
- a CDS encoding electron transfer flavoprotein subunit beta/FixA family protein translates to MKGLKIVVLAKQVPDTRNVGKDAMKADGTVNRAVLPAIFNPEDLNALEQALRLKDKYPGTEITILTMGPGRAAEIIREGLYRGADNGILLSDRAFAGSDTLATSYALSCTLKKMGKIDIIIAGRQAIDGDTAQVGPQVAEKLAIPQITYAEDVISAEKGKIVVKRRLERGVETVEGTLPMVVTVNASAPDCRPRNAKFVMKYKHARAVSEMQDADEDYIALHNNRPYLNIGEWSVNDIDTKAEELGLTGSPTKVKAIENVVFQAKEAKVLEPSDADMDELMKELIANHTIG, encoded by the coding sequence ATGAAAGGATTAAAAATTGTTGTTCTTGCTAAGCAGGTTCCTGATACTCGTAATGTTGGGAAAGATGCTATGAAAGCTGATGGAACTGTGAACAGAGCTGTTTTGCCTGCTATCTTCAATCCTGAAGATTTAAATGCACTTGAGCAAGCATTGCGCTTAAAAGATAAATACCCTGGAACTGAGATTACTATTTTGACAATGGGACCAGGTAGAGCTGCTGAAATTATTCGCGAAGGTTTATACCGTGGGGCTGATAATGGTATCCTTTTATCTGACCGTGCTTTTGCTGGATCTGATACTTTAGCAACTTCTTACGCTTTGTCTTGTACTCTAAAGAAAATGGGTAAGATTGATATTATCATTGCAGGTCGTCAGGCTATTGATGGTGATACAGCTCAGGTTGGACCTCAGGTTGCCGAAAAATTAGCTATACCACAAATTACTTATGCTGAAGATGTAATTTCTGCAGAAAAGGGTAAAATTGTAGTTAAGCGTCGTTTAGAGCGTGGTGTTGAAACTGTTGAAGGTACTCTTCCAATGGTTGTAACAGTAAACGCTTCTGCTCCCGATTGTCGCCCACGTAACGCGAAGTTTGTAATGAAATACAAGCACGCAAGAGCGGTTTCTGAAATGCAGGATGCTGACGAAGATTATATCGCATTGCACAACAACCGTCCTTACCTAAATATTGGTGAGTGGAGTGTGAACGATATCGACACTAAAGCTGAAGAACTTGGTTTAACTGGATCACCAACAAAGGTAAAAGCGATTGAAAATGTCGTGTTCCAAGCTAAAGAAGCTAAAGTACTTGAGCCTAGCGATGCTGATATGGATGAACTAATGAAAGAGTTAATTGCTAATCATACTATTGGTTAA
- a CDS encoding electron transfer flavoprotein subunit alpha/FixB family protein — protein sequence MNNVFVYCEIEEGQIADVSLELLTKGRSLADDLKCNLEAIVIGADLKGVEKQIIPFGVDTLWMADDKRLYPYTTLPHTSIIVKLFEEEKPQIALMGATSIGRDLGPRVSSALHSGLTADCTSLIIGDHTDKKNKKDYKDLLYQIRPAFGGNIVATIINPDCRPQMATVREGVMKKEIRSEAYKGKVKNIEVAKYLNDTDFVVKVIERHMEASKVNIKNAGIVVAGGYGVGSKENFDKLYELADVIGGEVGASRAAVDAGYASHERQIGQTGVTVRPKLYIACGISGQIQHTAGMEESAMVIAINTDKNAPINNFADYVITGDIADVVPKMIKKYKENTK from the coding sequence GTGAATAACGTATTTGTATATTGCGAAATAGAAGAGGGACAGATTGCTGATGTAAGTCTTGAACTTTTAACTAAAGGTAGATCGCTAGCTGATGATTTGAAGTGTAACCTGGAAGCGATTGTAATTGGCGCCGATCTTAAAGGTGTTGAGAAACAAATTATCCCTTTTGGTGTTGATACTTTATGGATGGCTGACGATAAACGTCTTTATCCATACACAACTTTACCTCATACCTCAATCATTGTAAAATTATTTGAAGAAGAGAAACCACAAATCGCTTTGATGGGTGCTACTAGCATCGGTCGTGATTTGGGGCCTCGTGTATCTTCTGCACTTCACTCAGGTCTAACTGCTGACTGTACGAGTTTGATCATTGGTGATCATACTGATAAGAAGAACAAAAAGGATTATAAAGATCTTTTGTATCAGATTCGTCCTGCTTTCGGTGGTAATATTGTTGCTACAATTATTAACCCAGACTGTCGTCCACAAATGGCTACAGTGCGTGAGGGTGTAATGAAGAAAGAGATCCGTTCTGAAGCCTACAAAGGAAAAGTTAAGAATATCGAAGTTGCTAAATACTTGAACGATACAGATTTTGTTGTGAAAGTTATTGAGCGTCATATGGAAGCTTCAAAAGTAAACATCAAAAATGCAGGTATTGTAGTTGCTGGTGGTTATGGTGTTGGTTCAAAAGAAAACTTCGATAAGTTATACGAACTAGCTGATGTTATTGGTGGTGAAGTAGGTGCTTCTCGTGCGGCAGTAGATGCTGGTTATGCTTCTCACGAACGTCAAATTGGTCAAACAGGTGTTACTGTACGTCCTAAGTTATATATTGCTTGTGGTATTTCTGGTCAGATTCAACATACAGCAGGTATGGAAGAATCAGCAATGGTTATTGCGATCAATACGGACAAGAATGCTCCAATCAACAATTTCGCTGACTATGTGATTACAGGTGATATTGCTGATGTTGTGCCTAAGATGATCAAGAAGTACAAAGAGAATACCAAGTAA
- a CDS encoding acyl-CoA dehydrogenase family protein — MANFYTDNEDMKFHLEHPLMKKIVALKERGFEDKDKYDYAPLDFEDAMDSYDRTLEIVGEICGDIIGPNAEGVDQEGPQVVNDRVIYAKGTAENHEALTKAGLIGMSLPREYDGLNFPIVPYVMAAELVSRADGGFANIWGLQDCAETIHEFASKEQKENYLPRFAKGATAAMDLTEPDAGSDLQAVQLKATYNKEEDQWYLNGVKRFITNGDGDVSLVLARSEEGTNDGRGLSMFIYDKKHMAVKVRRIEHKMGIIGSPTCELVFTDAPAELVGSRKMGLIKYVMSLMNGARLGVGAQSVGIAEAAYREGLAYAKERRQFGKAIIEFPAVYEMLTNMEAKLNASRSVLYETSRMVDVYKAYFHISQDRSLDKEERMDMKKYQRLADVFTPLLKLFASEFCNEVAYDSLQVHAGSGYMKDYPIERLVRDARITNIYEGTTQLQVVAAVRGVTTGQYLSQIKFYEGEELNPQLEYIRTTLKGMTEKYEEAVAKVNEINATADHNDFLDFHARRLVEMAGYIIMGYLMLLDTTRNEKYQASTEVFVKMGKAKCAAHLDYISTSDLKDLGIFKK; from the coding sequence ATGGCTAATTTCTATACAGATAACGAGGACATGAAGTTCCATTTGGAACACCCGTTAATGAAAAAAATTGTTGCGCTTAAAGAGCGTGGCTTCGAAGATAAAGATAAGTATGACTATGCACCTCTTGATTTTGAAGATGCAATGGATTCATACGATCGCACATTAGAAATCGTTGGTGAAATTTGTGGTGACATTATCGGCCCTAACGCTGAAGGCGTTGACCAAGAAGGTCCACAGGTTGTAAACGACCGTGTTATTTATGCAAAAGGTACTGCCGAAAACCACGAAGCTTTAACTAAAGCTGGTTTAATTGGTATGTCTCTTCCACGTGAGTACGATGGATTGAATTTCCCAATTGTACCTTACGTAATGGCTGCTGAATTGGTATCTCGTGCCGATGGTGGTTTTGCTAACATCTGGGGGCTTCAGGATTGTGCTGAGACAATTCACGAATTTGCTTCAAAAGAGCAAAAGGAGAATTACTTACCACGTTTCGCTAAAGGTGCTACTGCAGCTATGGATTTAACTGAGCCAGATGCTGGTTCTGACCTTCAGGCTGTACAGTTGAAAGCAACTTACAACAAGGAAGAAGATCAGTGGTACTTAAACGGTGTGAAACGTTTTATTACCAATGGTGATGGCGATGTTTCATTGGTACTTGCTCGTTCTGAGGAAGGAACTAACGACGGTCGTGGTTTGTCAATGTTTATCTATGACAAAAAGCACATGGCTGTTAAGGTTCGTCGTATCGAGCATAAAATGGGTATCATCGGTTCACCTACTTGTGAGTTGGTATTTACTGATGCTCCAGCTGAGCTAGTAGGATCTCGTAAGATGGGTCTTATCAAATATGTAATGTCATTGATGAACGGTGCTCGTTTAGGCGTAGGTGCTCAATCAGTAGGTATTGCAGAAGCTGCTTACCGTGAAGGTTTAGCTTATGCAAAAGAGCGTCGTCAGTTTGGTAAAGCGATTATCGAATTCCCAGCTGTTTACGAAATGTTGACTAATATGGAAGCTAAGCTTAACGCTTCTCGTTCTGTATTGTATGAAACATCTCGTATGGTTGATGTTTACAAAGCATACTTCCACATTTCTCAAGATCGTTCTCTGGATAAAGAAGAGAGAATGGATATGAAGAAATATCAGCGTTTAGCTGACGTATTTACGCCACTATTGAAGTTGTTTGCTTCTGAGTTCTGTAACGAAGTTGCTTACGATTCATTACAAGTTCACGCGGGTTCTGGTTATATGAAAGATTACCCAATTGAGCGTTTGGTTCGTGATGCACGTATTACAAACATTTACGAAGGAACTACTCAGTTACAAGTTGTAGCTGCGGTTCGTGGGGTAACGACAGGACAGTATCTTTCTCAGATTAAATTCTACGAAGGTGAAGAACTTAATCCACAATTGGAGTACATCAGAACGACTCTTAAGGGTATGACTGAAAAGTACGAAGAGGCTGTTGCTAAAGTAAACGAGATTAACGCTACTGCTGATCACAACGACTTCCTGGATTTCCACGCACGTCGTTTGGTTGAGATGGCAGGTTATATCATTATGGGTTACTTGATGTTGTTAGATACAACTCGTAATGAGAAATATCAGGCATCAACAGAGGTATTTGTTAAAATGGGTAAAGCTAAGTGTGCTGCTCACCTTGACTATATTTCAACTTCAGACTTGAAAGACTTAGGTATCTTCAAAAAATAA
- a CDS encoding outer membrane beta-barrel protein — protein sequence MKVRTLLIGVLTLFMGFSVIAQEQTEFKPSGKATGKVFFNYHYDMTDGEEQESSFEIKRAYLGYNYNIAKGLKASITLDVGKNDGGSDYTAYLKKAQLEWKASSAVKVSLGMISTIQFKEQEKFWGYRYIMKSFNDQYGFGPSADVGIKANFKLSDSFSANAFIINGEGYKKVQDEDGKQKVGASLIYKHKGLIAKAYADVLTTTLADEEGNETDVTSNTFAGFLGYEFSDQFRLGAEYNLLTNATNFSDLEEGKDMIGWSFYSTYTFNKKWEVFGRYDNLSSNKLEGEAEKWNLAKNGSAITTGVQYAPVRGVKMALNYQGYNFKDSNNEDNSLVFVNFEFKF from the coding sequence ATGAAAGTAAGAACTTTACTAATCGGTGTACTAACTTTATTCATGGGATTTTCAGTAATTGCCCAAGAGCAAACGGAATTTAAGCCATCAGGAAAAGCAACAGGAAAAGTATTCTTTAATTACCATTACGATATGACTGATGGAGAAGAACAGGAGAGTAGTTTTGAAATAAAGAGAGCTTATTTGGGATACAACTATAATATTGCAAAAGGTTTAAAAGCAAGTATTACGCTAGATGTTGGTAAGAATGATGGCGGTAGCGACTACACGGCTTATCTTAAGAAAGCCCAGTTAGAGTGGAAAGCATCATCTGCAGTAAAAGTATCATTGGGGATGATTAGTACAATCCAGTTTAAAGAACAAGAAAAATTCTGGGGGTATCGTTATATTATGAAATCTTTTAATGATCAGTATGGCTTTGGCCCAAGTGCTGATGTAGGTATTAAAGCTAATTTTAAATTGAGCGATTCTTTTTCGGCAAATGCTTTTATTATTAATGGAGAAGGCTACAAAAAAGTACAGGATGAAGATGGTAAACAAAAAGTAGGAGCCAGTTTAATTTATAAGCACAAAGGCTTAATTGCTAAAGCTTACGCAGATGTACTAACGACTACCCTTGCCGATGAAGAAGGTAATGAGACAGACGTAACTTCAAATACTTTTGCTGGATTCCTGGGGTATGAATTTTCTGATCAATTTAGATTAGGCGCAGAATACAACTTGTTAACCAATGCAACAAATTTTTCTGACCTGGAAGAAGGTAAGGACATGATAGGTTGGTCTTTCTACTCAACATACACATTCAATAAGAAATGGGAAGTGTTTGGAAGATATGACAATTTATCTTCGAATAAACTTGAAGGGGAAGCAGAAAAGTGGAACCTGGCTAAGAATGGTAGCGCAATTACAACAGGTGTTCAATATGCACCAGTAAGAGGAGTTAAGATGGCACTAAATTACCAAGGGTATAATTTTAAGGATTCTAACAATGAAGATAACTCGTTGGTTTTTGTGAATTTTGAGTTTAAATTCTAA
- the glpT gene encoding glycerol-3-phosphate transporter gives MIGFLKPASHKEMLPEDKIDPTYKRLRLQVFLGIFFGYAGYYLVRKVFSLAIPDLIELGYSRTELGFALSGVSIAYGLSKFIMGNVSDRSNARRFLTLGLVLSAITMIAMGLLPVATSSIGIMFVLLLLNGWFQGMGWPPCGRVMVHWFSIRERGTKMSIWNVAHNVGGGIIGPLAILGVAIFVDWHSILYFPGFVALGVAFIAWLLIRDTPQSCGLPNIEKYTNIYPDNYSEKYEVEMTAKEIFMKYVFKNRLLWSIAFANAFVYLVRYGVLDWAPLYLKEAKGFSIQESGWAYFAYEWAGIPGTLLCGYLSDKVFKGKRAPVSIIYMVLVFVSVLMYWFSQSILMNSIALIFIGFLIYGPVMLIGVHALDLVPKKAAGTAAGLTGLFGYVGGALFANIAMGAVVDTWGWNGGFIVLLGACVAAIILIAMSWVLENKGHNGLH, from the coding sequence ATGATTGGCTTTTTAAAACCAGCATCTCACAAAGAGATGCTGCCTGAGGATAAGATTGACCCTACCTACAAACGATTGCGTTTACAAGTATTTCTGGGTATATTTTTTGGATATGCAGGCTATTACCTTGTAAGAAAGGTGTTTTCTTTAGCTATACCTGATTTAATAGAATTAGGGTATTCAAGAACAGAACTAGGTTTTGCCTTATCAGGTGTTTCTATAGCTTACGGTTTAAGTAAGTTTATTATGGGTAATGTTTCTGACCGAAGTAATGCGCGTCGATTTTTAACCTTAGGCCTTGTATTATCAGCCATTACGATGATTGCAATGGGTTTACTACCTGTTGCGACTTCATCAATTGGAATCATGTTTGTTCTATTATTACTGAATGGGTGGTTTCAAGGAATGGGCTGGCCTCCTTGTGGTCGTGTAATGGTGCACTGGTTTTCGATACGTGAACGTGGAACAAAGATGTCTATATGGAATGTAGCACACAATGTAGGTGGTGGAATTATTGGACCTCTTGCAATTTTAGGTGTTGCCATCTTTGTTGATTGGCACTCTATATTATACTTTCCAGGTTTCGTGGCATTAGGTGTTGCCTTTATTGCTTGGTTACTAATCCGTGATACACCTCAATCATGCGGGTTGCCTAATATCGAGAAGTATACAAATATTTATCCAGATAACTATTCTGAAAAATATGAAGTGGAGATGACAGCAAAGGAAATCTTCATGAAATACGTCTTTAAAAATAGATTGTTATGGTCTATAGCTTTCGCAAATGCCTTTGTTTATTTGGTGCGCTATGGCGTGCTCGATTGGGCTCCATTATATCTTAAGGAAGCAAAGGGGTTTTCTATTCAAGAGTCGGGGTGGGCTTACTTTGCTTACGAATGGGCAGGAATACCAGGGACTCTTCTTTGTGGATACTTGAGTGATAAAGTTTTTAAAGGTAAACGAGCTCCTGTAAGTATCATTTATATGGTATTGGTATTTGTTTCTGTACTAATGTATTGGTTTAGCCAATCGATTTTGATGAATTCTATAGCTCTTATTTTTATTGGCTTCCTAATCTACGGTCCCGTTATGCTAATCGGCGTTCATGCATTGGATTTAGTACCTAAAAAGGCTGCTGGAACAGCTGCTGGCCTAACCGGTTTGTTTGGATACGTGGGAGGTGCATTATTTGCAAATATTGCTATGGGTGCAGTTGTAGACACCTGGGGATGGAACGGAGGTTTCATTGTTCTTCTTGGAGCCTGTGTTGCAGCTATAATTTTAATAGCAATGTCTTGGGTTTTGGAGAATAAAGGCCATAATGGCTTGCATTAA
- a CDS encoding glycerophosphodiester phosphodiesterase family protein — protein sequence MKKINVRNLLAGALILSSIGFAGCEDDTPDYNPLNLYKTYPLNELSAEAKIVRDYVKPDAVIAHRGSTFWAPEETEAAFRWARNMGADYLEIDLQRTSDGVLLALHDGNLRRTSNIESIFPGKEDYPVSVFTLTQLRKLDAGAWFNVAVPENARNSFIGQKICTLEEVLKISEGYRIKRDVSGEPVKDMTRLTDGGEWAGFYEFEIDPQDNGNRPGVYAETKEPYLFPKMEADLATFLSEEGWNVTDSPKTIPTTAGKVDVANTMGRFILQSFSRQSIVSLEKELPGVPKCMLLWEDESASYVRPSNSIESLAEFINFSVEYNCHIAGPSIEGKPNKYPDLTEPWMCEMYHRAGMIVHAYSFDTEDQLRKYNGDYFYGGVSRFEDANRSVQGNFEYDVNPNMFIDGGFTNLTDLSMKYQGRELVGTAQEVLNSLGY from the coding sequence ATGAAAAAAATTAATGTGAGAAATTTGTTGGCAGGTGCTCTTATCCTGTCTAGCATCGGATTTGCAGGATGTGAAGATGACACACCTGATTACAATCCGTTGAACCTTTACAAAACCTATCCGTTAAACGAGCTTAGTGCTGAAGCTAAGATTGTTCGCGACTATGTGAAGCCAGATGCTGTGATTGCTCACCGTGGATCTACTTTTTGGGCACCGGAAGAGACTGAGGCAGCATTCCGTTGGGCACGTAATATGGGTGCTGACTATTTAGAAATAGACCTTCAGAGAACAAGTGATGGTGTGTTATTAGCATTGCATGATGGCAACCTTCGTCGTACTTCTAATATTGAAAGTATTTTTCCAGGGAAGGAAGATTATCCGGTAAGTGTATTTACATTAACTCAATTGCGCAAGCTTGACGCAGGAGCATGGTTCAATGTTGCCGTACCTGAAAATGCTCGTAACTCATTCATAGGTCAAAAGATTTGTACACTGGAAGAGGTTTTAAAAATTTCTGAAGGTTATAGAATTAAACGTGATGTTAGTGGTGAGCCGGTAAAAGATATGACTCGTTTGACTGACGGAGGAGAATGGGCCGGATTTTATGAATTTGAGATTGATCCTCAGGATAATGGTAACCGTCCAGGTGTATATGCTGAAACTAAAGAGCCATATTTATTTCCTAAAATGGAAGCTGATTTAGCTACTTTCTTATCAGAAGAGGGATGGAATGTTACTGATTCTCCAAAAACAATTCCTACAACTGCCGGTAAAGTAGATGTTGCAAATACCATGGGACGTTTTATCTTACAATCATTTTCCCGTCAATCAATTGTATCACTAGAGAAAGAGCTTCCTGGTGTACCTAAATGTATGTTGCTTTGGGAAGACGAAAGTGCGAGTTATGTTCGTCCTTCTAATTCAATTGAATCATTGGCTGAATTCATTAATTTTTCAGTAGAATACAACTGTCATATTGCAGGTCCGTCTATTGAGGGAAAACCTAATAAATATCCTGATTTAACTGAACCTTGGATGTGCGAAATGTATCACCGTGCAGGAATGATTGTTCATGCTTACTCTTTCGATACTGAAGATCAGTTGAGAAAATACAATGGTGATTATTTCTATGGTGGTGTTTCTCGTTTTGAAGATGCTAACAGATCTGTACAAGGTAATTTTGAGTACGATGTAAACCCTAATATGTTTATTGATGGTGGTTTTACAAACTTGACAGATTTGTCAATGAAGTACCAAGGTCGTGAACTTGTTGGGACAGCTCAAGAAGTGTTAAATAGCTTAGGTTACTAA
- a CDS encoding OprO/OprP family phosphate-selective porin has protein sequence MLRKIYIATLALGMVAASAVAQEKQLTAESKKGGIVLTSADKDYQVSLNGRIYMDGVHYFDDKTDLSSDASVEDIRLGTTIKWKQWSAKVNVSFGNNEVKIKDAFLRYNQAKNSIFTVGNFFEPFGIEASASSKNLRFIGGANTTQAMGIGRSIGLGYTYYTDKFYGSTGLFAGSVDNHNKGDQGFSTTTKLVYTPIVNDKVLFQLGGSFTYRMPEANGFNESLNDDDYNREVLLAAGPEHKFLNADIKGARTDMRYNFQSMVLSGPVMLQAEYTKTKVTRDDDYVSRLMKDNPYWTHTATGGYAWPTKPEDYPGWYGEMRDIETEAFYVTAGFLLGDNYSYNSSTAYINRPKAGSYEFLLRYDNTDLNDIDGTYFNGSYGPADLDAALGGAGNMSIQGGKAETISAAVNYYLNDNVMFRLNYSYMDVQNQVYPLDEKVGMIKARVQVNF, from the coding sequence ATGTTAAGAAAGATATATATCGCTACACTAGCTTTAGGAATGGTAGCGGCAAGTGCAGTAGCTCAGGAAAAACAATTGACTGCTGAATCAAAAAAAGGAGGAATTGTGTTAACCTCAGCTGATAAGGATTATCAGGTAAGCCTTAATGGTAGAATTTATATGGATGGTGTTCATTATTTTGATGATAAGACTGATTTAAGTTCTGATGCATCTGTTGAGGATATCCGTTTAGGAACAACTATTAAGTGGAAACAATGGAGTGCTAAGGTAAATGTAAGCTTTGGTAATAATGAAGTTAAGATTAAGGATGCATTTTTAAGATACAATCAAGCTAAGAACAGTATTTTTACAGTAGGTAACTTTTTTGAGCCATTTGGTATTGAAGCATCAGCTTCAAGCAAAAACCTTCGTTTCATCGGAGGAGCTAATACAACACAAGCAATGGGTATTGGTCGTAGTATTGGTTTAGGATATACTTATTATACCGATAAATTCTACGGTTCAACTGGTCTTTTTGCAGGTTCGGTAGATAACCACAATAAAGGTGACCAAGGTTTCTCTACGACAACTAAATTGGTCTACACGCCAATTGTAAACGATAAAGTTCTTTTCCAGTTAGGAGGTTCATTTACTTATCGTATGCCGGAAGCCAATGGATTTAACGAGTCATTAAATGATGATGATTATAACCGTGAAGTTTTACTAGCAGCTGGTCCGGAGCATAAATTCTTAAATGCTGATATTAAAGGTGCAAGAACAGACATGCGTTATAACTTCCAATCGATGGTTCTTAGTGGCCCTGTTATGTTGCAAGCAGAGTACACTAAAACGAAAGTGACTCGTGATGATGATTACGTTTCAAGACTTATGAAGGACAACCCATATTGGACTCATACTGCAACAGGCGGATATGCCTGGCCAACAAAACCAGAGGATTACCCGGGGTGGTATGGTGAAATGCGTGACATTGAAACAGAAGCTTTCTATGTAACAGCAGGCTTCCTTTTAGGTGATAACTATTCATATAATTCTTCAACAGCTTATATCAATAGACCCAAAGCTGGTTCTTATGAGTTCCTTTTACGTTACGATAATACAGATTTGAATGATATTGATGGTACTTATTTCAATGGTTCATACGGACCAGCAGATCTGGATGCTGCTTTAGGCGGAGCTGGAAACATGAGTATTCAAGGTGGAAAAGCAGAAACAATTAGTGCTGCTGTTAACTACTATTTGAATGATAATGTGATGTTTCGTTTAAACTATAGTTATATGGATGTTCAGAATCAAGTGTATCCATTAGACGAAAAAGTTGGAATGATTAAAGCTAGAGTACAGGTTAATTTCTAG